From the genome of Crocosphaera sp. UHCC 0190:
AGCTTTCAGGAAAACTTGTTAGGGATAATCCGGTTTCTTCGGCAGCCCACTCCTTCGCGGGAAAGTAACAATCTAAAAAGATTTCTCTAAAATAAGGCTTGAGTCCTGGATGCTTCCCTAATGCTTTATTGATACGTCGGCGATGCTCCTTGATGCTCCCTCTCCAACTTCCACAACGATAATCGGGTTGGTATTTCCATTTAATCAGGTGGGCTAGGACAACAATCAAATTGTTTTCCAATGCGTCTTTGCGGGACCCACCCATTTCTTCTAATTCCTCAATCAAGTGTTTTATATCTAGGGCTGAAAAATTCCCAGAACGGAGCGATTCCGAAGTTTTCGACAACCAGAGAGGATAATTTTGAACGTAAAGTTCTTTAGGGATTACTTCAGTAGTCATCAAGACTCTCCTAATTGATAAGATGATAATTAGTCATTCTATCATTGTAACAATATGGTTTGCCAAAGCCTCAATCGTTGGATAATCAAATAAGAGAGTGGGATCGAGATTTTG
Proteins encoded in this window:
- a CDS encoding DUF29 domain-containing protein gives rise to the protein MTTEVIPKELYVQNYPLWLSKTSESLRSGNFSALDIKHLIEELEEMGGSRKDALENNLIVVLAHLIKWKYQPDYRCGSWRGSIKEHRRRINKALGKHPGLKPYFREIFLDCYFPAKEWAAEETGLSLTSFPESCPFTPEETLNPDYLPE